CATGAGTTAGTTCTACCTTGTCAAGATCTGCAGGTTTGCTTGATAATAATTCAACTCCGAGATATCCATAATAAAGAGCAATGATCAGTATTATAATCCCGAAAATGATTTTTATCCATTTCATCCAGTTTCCAGGTTTTGGAAGAACAGAAAGACCTGCACCGGCAAAGGGCCAGGGAATTGCCATGCCAACACCAAGCAAGAATGGTAATAATAATCCTGCAGGATTACCGCTGGTATATAAAGATGTAGAATATAGAATCACAGCGATCAAAACTGGAGCAACACAAGCTCCGGCAAGAATTGCGGCAATAATTCCCATGATAAAAACCGTTATAAATTTTCCTCTGTTTTTTCCTTGACTAGCTCCTTTCTGAAATTTTGTAAAATCAATGGCAATTATATCGAACATTGCTAAGGCAAGAAGAATAAAAACAATTGCAATTATTAAATTGAACCAGGGTGATGAATTCAAAGTCCCAAATTGCGAACCTGTGAGGATAACAATTATTCCCAGTAAACCATAAGCCAATGCCATCCCAAGTCCATAAAAACTACCGACAAGGAATCCCCGAGCTTTTGATTCCGATTGAGTCCCTGCTCCCAGAACTGCAATGGTTATAGGCATCATTGGAAGTACGCAGGGAGTTAAATTGAGAGCAATTCCTCCTACTAATATCAAAATAATGACCAGCCAGATACTTTTATCTGCAAAAGGATTTGAATTTACACCACTTGAATTTTGAGATTCATCCAGAAAAACGATAAAATCTTTTGGTTTTTGATAACCAGCTGATTTTCCAATTATAGTAAAATCATCTAACAAAGATTTCAATTCATTGAAGTTACTATCAGATGCTGACTTTTGTGATGAAGTTTTCTCT
The Candidatus Cloacimonadota bacterium DNA segment above includes these coding regions:
- a CDS encoding DUF255 domain-containing protein yields the protein MKKILVSTLLLILSLTLLAQDEVVTAKIVNSQIEVTYTIQKGMHQTLQKEYFYIETDEIEGITFEPTIYPDGKKDKDGHIEYYDEVTLIKKFTIADNFKGEAKIKVYAGYQLCYDAGSCLFPEEVEFELPISDNVQVSQESIEKTSSQKSASDSNFNELKSLLDDFTIIGKSAGYQKPKDFIVFLDESQNSSGVNSNPFADKSIWLVIILILVGGIALNLTPCVLPMMPITIAVLGAGTQSESKARGFLVGSFYGLGMALAYGLLGIIVILTGSQFGTLNSSPWFNLIIAIVFILLALAMFDIIAIDFTKFQKGASQGKNRGKFITVFIMGIIAAILAGACVAPVLIAVILYSTSLYTSGNPAGLLLPFLLGVGMAIPWPFAGAGLSVLPKPGNWMKWIKIIFGIIILIIALYYGYLGVELLSSKPADLDKVELTHGSSNLPWLHSFKEAIEKSKAENKPIFIDFWATWCKNCLVMDATTFKDEAVEKKLKTDYILLKYQAEKPKEHPTKEILDYFKSLGLPTYIVMEPK